The uncultured Mailhella sp. genome segment ACCGTGCTCAAGCGCCGCGGCGGCCGCGTGTACGCCGAACTGCTGCATCACAAGATTCTGCTCATCAGCGCCATCGACGGCGACAAGCATGTTTCCGACTGGGATCACTACCTCTATAATCCCGACGAGTTCCCCCGCATCAAGAAGTTCCTCGGCGAGGAATACTTCCTCCTGCTCTCCTGCGATTCCTTCTTCTGCAACTCCGAAGCCGCCGCAGCCTACAACGCCTTCAAAACCCTCCACGACGACTTCGCCACCTTCATCCGCTCCGTGTCCTACGACCGCATCGAATGCGCGAAATTCAAAAAGCTCTACCTGCTCAAAACCGGCCACGAAATGACTTCCCATACCCCGGTCGAAGAGTTCCACAGCGAACAGTTCAGCGAAGCCTATGAAGCCCTGCTCGCCGCTAATGAACAGGCCCTCAATACCGTCGAAGGCCTCCTTACCAAAATCGAAAACTTTGAACTCAAACTCGACAAATTCTATACCGCCGGCATCTCCTGGACCACTACTAAAAAAAGCCTGAACGCACGTTACCAGGTCTGGCTCCACGCCACAGAAGTGTAAGCAAGAGAGAGAGGGAAGAGAGTTTGCGGGGGAAGGAGAAAACCCTTTTGTAAAAGGGCTTTTCTCCTTTCCCCGCACCCCTATCCTCTTTCCTAAAACTTTTATTATTTCAGGCTGATCTCTCTCTTTTCAAGGGCACACGGCGAAGATTTCTTCACTGTGCTGCCCTTTTTTGTGCCTGAGCGGCGCACACGATATCGCAGAGAGCAAACGTTCTCCCAGCGCTTCAATACTCGGCACTGAGATTTTCGGGGGCGTCGAGATGATAAAGAGTTGGCGGGGAAAGGGGAAAACCCTTTTGAAAAAGGGCTTTTCCCCTTTCCCCGCACCCCTATCCTCTTTCCTAAAACTTTTATTATTTCAGGCTGATCTCTCTCTTTTCAAGGGCACACGGCGAAACTTTCTTCACTATGCTGCTTTTTTTGTGCCTGAGCGGCGCACACGTTACCGCAAAGCGCAAGACCTCCCCGCCGCTTCAACAACCGTCATCGAAGTTTACCGTCGGCCGGGGGGCCTGATGTCGTCCGAGACCCCAGAGCGTGGAAAAGCAGCCTTCCGGCCTGCTTTTGCAGCCCGGCCCTCGGTGATCCCTCCAAAATATCCGGAAATCTCTTCCTTACTCACGACTGTCCGACTTTTGTCGGACAGGAGTCGGCCACCGCAGGTGGGCGCGACAGCGCACACCTGCACTGCGTCCGCAGACCGAACAGCGCCCCGCAGCCTCGCAACCGCTGCCGTTTCCCCTCTCCCGCGAGTCTTCGGCTACGCGCCCTGCTCCCGCGCTCCCGCCCCGCCGAACGGCAACACCGTCGGCGGAATCAGGGGGGCCCGGGGGGGGAATTATTTCCCCCGGCGGGGGCCGGGGCAGAGCCCCGCTGCTCCGGCTAGTCCACCTTCCTATCCTTCTCCGATGCTCCGGTCTGTCCGTCTTCCTATTCTGCCTTTCTTGAGGAGAGGTGTTTTTGAATTTTCTCTATGAATTGCCGCATGGCGTCGGAGGGGCGTTTTGCGTAAACGATGCCGTAGGGCATGTGATAGTTCCAGGCGACGGGCAGGGTTTTCATGGCGGGGTGGACGCCCTTCCAGATATCCAGCGTTTCCATGAGGCATCCGCGCTGTTCGCACTCATTGAATATGCCGACGTCGTAGAAATGCGGCGCATCGATGAGTGCTATATCTGGGTGATTTCTTTCAATATCGTCGCGCATGCTATTCAGCACGAGGGATTCTCCGCGGCGGACGAGGATAAGCGTTTCTCCGCTGAGGTCGTTCCAGGTCAGGGCGCATTTTTCTGCCAGCCGATGATTTTTCGGCACGGCGATGCAGCAGTTCACCGGCTCCAGCAGGAGCATGTTGTATCGCTGCTTCCAGGTGAGCGAGTCGCAGGGGCCGACGAAGCAGTCGATGTCTCTGCCCAGGGAGTCCAGCATAAGTTCCATGCTGTTCGGGCTGTCGTCGAACGGAACGATCTGCACGGAAAAGGCAATTTCGCCGTCATCAATTTCCGACCACAGATCCACCAGCGTTCTGCATGGGCGCAGTATCGACGTGCCCACGCGAACCGTCTGTCGGGCGTCGCCGGCAATGCGACGGGCACGGGCCATAGCCTGTTCCGACAACCTGATAATATTTTTGGCGTCCGTGTATATGGAGCGTCCTGCCGGGGTCAGGCGCACGCCCTGGTTGGTGCGCTCAAGCAACGCGACTCCGACTTCCGACTCCAGTTTGTTGATCTGATTCATGACGGAAGCAGGCGTCGTGTACAACGTTCTGGACGCCTTCAGAAAGCTCCCCTGCTCCGCCGCCGCAATAAACGTGGTCAGTTCCCGACTATACACAGCGACCTCGTTTTCAGATTTTCTAAAAACCATTTTAATATTTTGGTATCTTCTCTGTCAATTTTTTCTCCGCTACAACAGCATCATAACACCAGGCGGAGGAAAAGCATGAAAACAACCATTCTGAACAACGGCGTGTCCATGCCCGTTGTCGGCTACGGCACGTATCAAACGCCGCCGCGCCTGACGGAAGCATGCGTGGCCGCCGCGCTTTCCGCGGGATACCTTTCCATAGACACGGCGCAATGCTACGGCAACGAACGGGAAGTCGGTCTTGCCTGCCGGCGATCCGGAATTGCGCGCGAGCGGCTGTTCATCACCACCAAGCTGTGGGGCTGCCGCGGCTATTCGGACACGCTCCGCTCCATCGACGCCTCTCTGAACGCCCTGGATCTCGGCTATATTGATCTTCTGCTGATTCACGAGCCCTCGGGAGACACGCACGAAATTTATCGCGCCATGGAAACCGCCTATGGAAAAGGTCTGCTTCGAGCCATCGGCGTTTCCAACTTTCTGGAAGAGCGCTATTTGGATCTGACGCGTCACTGCACGGTGATTCCGGCCGTCAATCAGGTGGAAACCCACGTTTTCCGCCAGCAGAAGAAGCTCCGGGAGCTGGAACAGCAACTGGGCACTATCCATGAAAGCTGGTCGCCGCTGGCCTGCGGGCGTCACGGCATACATCAGCAGCCCGAGCTGCTCGACATGGCCGCGCGATATGAGAAAACCGTTGCACAGATTGCGCTGCGCTTTCTCACGCAGCAGGGAATCGTGGTCATTCCCAAGAGCACCGATCCGCGGCACATGCGGGAAAATCTGGATTCCCTGAACTTTGATATGAGCACGGAAGACATGCAGACCATCGAAGGACTCGACGAAGGTCGGAGTCTGTTCGGCTGGTGGTAGGAGAAGAAGTCATGCCCAAAAACATTCTGATTTTAAACGGCGCGGCCAGAAAAAACGGACGCACAGCCGGACTGATTCAAGCCTTTGCGGAAGGCGCACGCCGCGCAGGACACCGGGTTCGCGAGTTTTATCTGACCGACATGAACATACACGGATGCCTGGGATGTCTGCACGCAGGACGGAACGCCCACAATCCCTGCGTGCAGAAAGACGACATGGAACAGATTTACGCCGCGTTTGCGGAATGCCATGTGGTGGCGTTTGCATCTCCCGTGTATTTCTGGACGGTGACCGGACCGCTGAAGACGGCGGCGGATCGCCTGTATGCGGAACTGGAATGTCTGGGATACGCGGGTTTTGCGCGGGAAAGCGTGCTGCTCATGACGGCCGGAGGTTCGGACTATTCGCAGGCGGTCACATGGTACCGCACCTATGAGCGGAATCTGGGCTGGAAGAACCGGGGCGAAATTCTGGGAAGCGGAAAAACGGACGCCGCCCGACGGCTCGGCGCTTCCCTCTAAGCTTCAAAAAAAGGAACATCACATGAAAAAGACACTGCTTGTGGTAGGTGCAGGCAAGGGGCTGGGCAACGCCGTTGCCCGGATGTTTGCGGAACACGATTTTCGCGTGGTACTGATGTGCCGCAACGCGGAACGTCTGATCGAATACCGGAACGCTTTGCGCGCGCAAGGCATGGACGTGGAAACGCAGGTCGCCGACGCCGCGGATCAAAGCGCTCTTGCCGCGTCTCTGCGGGAAGCCGTGCAGCGGTACGGCGTGCCGGACGTTCTGTTCTATAACGTCGGCACGACGACGGCAGACGCCGACCTTGCCGAGAACATGAACGCGGAAATCATGCGGCAGCGCTATGCCGGCGACGTGCTCGGCGCATACACCTGCATTCAGGAAATGAACTGCGAGGCCTTCCGCCAAAAGCAGGGAGCCGTTCTCATTACCGGCGGCGGCTTGTCGCTGTATCCCAGCGCGGATTATCTCCCCCTTTCCATGGACAAGGCCGCACTGCGCGCCATGGTGCTGGCACTGCATCCGGTCCTGAAGGAACAGGGAATCTACCTCGGTTCCGTTCAGGTCTGCGGCTTGATCGGTGGATCCGAAAAATACATGCCGAACAACATCGCCGAACTGTTCTGGAACCTCTATCAGGGCCGCTCGGAAATCGAAATCGTGTACTGATGAAGAGAGAAAGAGATGGCGGGGAAAGGGGAAAACCCTTTTGAAAAAGGGCTTTTCCCCTTTCCCCGCACCCCTATCCCCTTTCCTAAAACTTTTATTATTTTCAGGCTGATCTCTCTCTTTTCAAGGGCGCACAGCGAAACATTCTTCAACCGTGCCGCCCTCTTTGGAAAATGAAAAGGAAAAAAAGGAAGAGAGCTTGCGGGGGAAGAAGAAAACCCTTTTGTAAAAGGGCTTTTCTCCTTCCCCCGCGCCCCCATCCTCTTTCCTAAAACTTTTATTATTTCAGGCTGACTCTCTGTTTTCAAGGGCACACGGCGAAGCTTTCTTCACTGTGCTGCCCTTTTTTGTGCCTGAGCGGCGCACACGTTACCGCTGAGCGCAAACTCTCTCCCAATGCTTCAACAGCCGTCATCGAAGTTTGTCGTCGGCCGCAGTTCCTGATGTCGCCCGGAGACCCATGAGCGTTGAGAAGCAGCCTTCCGGTCTGCTTTTGCAGCCCGGCCTCGGTGATCCCTCCAAAATATCCGGAAATCTCTTCCTTACTCACGACTGTCCGACTTTTGTCGGACAGGAGTCGGCCACCGCAGGTGGGCGCGACAGCGCACACCTGCACTGCGTCCGCAGACCGAACAACGCCCGCAGCCTCGCAACCGCTGCCGTTTCCCCTCTCCCGCGAGTCTTCGGCAACGCGCCCTGCTCCCGCGCTCCCGCCCCGCCGAACGGCAACGCCTTCGGCGGAATCAGGGGGGCCCGGGGGGAATTATTTCCCCCGGCGGGGTCCGGGGCAGAGCCCCGAGTGCTCTTGCCTGGTCTCCCTTCCACTCAATCCCGGGGCAGCGCCCCGCTGCTCTGGCCTGTCCTTCTTCCTCTTTAAACGCCAAGGGGCGACCCCGTGAAGGAGTCGCCCCGAGAGTTCATCCAAGGTCAGGCCGTCAGATAAGCCAGCCCATGGGGATAAGGGACAGCTTGGGGAAGACCGTAAGCAGGAGGAGCATGACGACTTCCACAAACAGGAAGGGGAGCAGGTTCTTGACCAGGGCCGGCAGCTTGAGGTTGCCGATGCCGCACACCACATAGAGAACCGTGCCGACGGGGGGCGTGATGACGCCGATGCCGAGGTTCAGGATGAAGATGAGGCCGAAGTGGTAAGGATCGATACCGGCGTCCAGGATCAGCGGATAGAACACAGGCGCGAAGATGAGGACGTTGGGGGTAAGGTCCATGACCATGCCGATCAGGAACAGGAACACGTTGATGAGCAGCAGCAGGATGATCGGGGAATCCTTGAACGGAGCGAACAGGGAGATGATCTGCTGCGGGATGTCGGCGAGGGTGATGAAGTAGCCGATGGCGGTAGCGGTGGCCACGATCATCATAACGGCGGCGGTGGTACGGGCGGAAGAGGCGCTGACCTTGAGCAGGTCCTTGAGGCCGATTTCACGGTACCAGAGCAGGCACACCAGGATGGCGTACACAGCGGCGAAGGCGCCGCCTTCGGTGGGGGTGAACACGCCGAAGCGGATGCCGCCGAGCAGGAGCACGGGCATCATGAAGGCGGGGGTGGCGTCGATAAGAATCTTCTTCTTCTCTTCGCGGGTGAACTTGATGGTTTCATGGTAGCCGTCGAGGCGAACGATGAAGAACCACATGATCATCAGGGCGAGGCCGATGAAGAGACCGGGGAAAAGACCGATCATGAACAGCTTGGTGATGGACAGGCCGCTCACGCAGGAGCCGAGGATGATGAAGTTGGTGCTGGGCGGGATGATGGGGCCGAGGATGGCGCCCGAAGAGATGATGGCGCCCGCGCGGCCGGGACGATAGCCGACCTGCTTCATCATGGGCAGCAGCAGGCCGCCGAGGGCGGCGGCTTCGCCGACGGAGCTACCCATGAGGCCTGCGAAGATGACAGAAGCCACGATGGCGGCGTAGCCGAGGCCGCCGCGCACGCCGCCGATGAGAAGCTGGGCGAACTGCACGACGCGTTTCGACAGGCCGCCGGCAGCCATGATTTCACCGGCGAAAACGAAGAAGGGAATGGCCATCAGCGGATAGTTGTTGGCGCCGTCGAGCATGCAGGAAGCGATGGTCATGGGGTCCCACATGTCGGCGTGGAACATGAGGACCATGGCGCAGAGCACGAGCACCATGGCGATCGGAATGCCGAAGCACAGGAAAACGAAGAGAGATCCAAGAAAAAGAAAAAGTTCCATACTCTCTCCTCTTATTAGTGCTGAAGCTCGGACAGATCCATACCCTCGCTCTTCTTGAATTCAGAGGCGGGGGTGCGGATGACGGTGATGAGATCGCGCAGCTGCAGAACGATGGCTGCGGCGGCCATGATGGGAAGCGTGGAGTTGATGATGGACATATTGACGTACGTGGCGATGGCGTAGGTGTCAAGGGTCATCAGCACATAGGAGACGCCGCCCTGAAGCAGCACGACGAGGGCCGCGATGGACAGCAGAATGGCGATGATGTTCACCACCTTGCGGCAGTTGCCCTGCAGAAGATCCACCACCATTTCCACGGCGATGTGCTTCTTGCGGTAGAAGGCTTCGATGGCGCCGAAGAAGGTGATGTAGATGAAGAGGAAGCGCGCCCATTCCTCGCTCGGCGGATAGCCGGAGTTGAAGCAGTAGCGCAGAACGGCGTTAAGGAACACCAGGCCGATCATGCCAAGGAAGATGCAGGCGCAGAAGATCTGGAACGCGACTGCGCCGGCCTGGTTGGCCTTATTCCTGGTAGAAGAAGATTCACTCATAGAGACCTCAGAGAACCAGCCAGAGATTCAGAGACAAAAAGGGAGCCTGCCTCAAGACAGGCTCCCGGTTACAGGCAAAGACTACTTGAAGCTGGCGGCCTTGTCGAAGATGGCCTGAGCGTTGGGCACGTAGGTCTTTTCGTTGGAAGCGTCGGTGAACATGGTCCAGGTGCGCTTGGCGGCTTCGGTCATGAAGTCCTTCATGGCCTGAGTGGGTTCGGAAACGGTGCCGCCGTGGCTTTCGATTTCGGCGATGGACTTCTTGTCCATATCCTGCACGAGCTTCCAGATGTCTTCAGCGGCCATCTTGGCGGCTTCGTTGAACCAGGCCTTGTCCTGATCGGGCAGGGACTGATACAGCTTTTCATTGATGAAGAGGCTGTGGATGACGAGGATGTGACCGGTCAGAGTGATCTGGGGGCACTTTTCGTAAACCTTGGTGGAGGTGATGTCGGAGAGCGGGCTGTCGCCGCCGTCGATGACGCCCTGGTCAACGGAGCTCATGACTTCGGCGAAGGGCATGGCCTGGCCGTTGATGCCGCATTCCTTGGCGAAGGTGGTGTACAGGGTGATGTTCGGCACGCGGAGCTTGAGGCCCTTGATGTCGTCAATGCTGTGGACGGGCTTCTTGGTGTAGAAGTGGCGGAAGCCCAGAGGGAACATGTTGAGGGTGCGCAGGCCGGACTTTTCGGTAAATCCGTCGGTGAGGAGGTCGAAGATGCCGCCGTTGATGGCCTTGTAGGCGTGCTCATAGCTGTCGTAGAGCATGGGAGTTTCCATCATGGCCATGGCGGGATGGAACGAGGCAACCTGAGTGCCGGTGGCGCACATTTCAATGGTGCCGCGACGGGTGTCGGCGATATACTTGTCTTCCTTTCCGAGAGAGCTGTTGGGGTACACCTTGACCTTGTACTTGCCGTTGGAAAGCTTTTCAAGATATTCGCCGAACTTGTGCATGCCGATGGTTTCCGGTTCGCCTTCGGCCTTCATGCCGGCAATCTTGATGACTTTGGCGGCCTGGGCGGTGCCGACCATGGCGGTGGCGCCGATCATCAGACCCATGATCAGGGAAAGAGCAACAAAGCGTTTCATAAGTCCTCCTCAGAACTTGTTCGGATATGCCGCCTTGGCATATTGTGTTGCGCCGCCGACGTGAACCAACGCCGACGGCTCTCCCGCATGCGGCTTGTCCGCATATGCGAGTCTGTCTTTTGTGTACTATACTTCCGTGAGTTATGCAATATGAAGTCCTGTCTTTTTATGCCTGCGCGGAAGAAGGTTCCTTGGCCGAAGCGTTCGACGAGGGCTCTTCAAAGACAATGGAAGGCAGCGGCTGAACAGTTCTGCGGCCGGGTCGGCAGAGCTTCATCATGGCGTTGAGGTAGTCGCGGCGCTTGTCGAGATAGAAGGCCAGGGGCTGGGAGAAGTTGCGTCCCACAAGGCCGTCCACGAAAAGCTGACTGATGTCGCGTTCGCGCAGGAGCACGAGCTGCGCGCGTGCGAACACGGTTCTGTCGGCCTGACTCATGTTCTTCACCAGTCGGCGGAAGGCGTCCTGGGCGCGGGGCTGGTAGTACCAGAAGTACATGAGGTCGAGAGCGTTGATGATGAGCGCGAGCTCAAGCTTGCGGGCCTCGCCGGAAAGTTCGTCCACGCGGCCTTCGGAGCGGGCCAGCTTGATGAGGATGTCCTCTTCGGGGAAGAGGAGCTCAAGTCTGGTGTAGCAGGCGAACACGCGGGAGATCTTGCCGTCGTAGTCCCAGCGGCGCATGCGGCGGTTGTTCTGACTGTCGGCGTAGCCCTCGATGACGGCGGCCACGGTGTCGGAGGCGAGCTTGGAAATGATGGCCGCGCTCGGCACGGTGTAGAACAGCGGATCGGCCACGCCGGACAGCAGCAGGATGGCCACGAACGCCTGATTGTACCACGACGACACCGGAATGGCGAGCGCGCTGCGGAACAGGTTGCCGATGGCCGCCTCGCGGGGGAAGCCGCGATAGATGTTGTGGGCGCAGATGTAGATGGCGTTCACGAAGTTGAGCACGGCGAACACGATGCCGGGATGCTCTCGCACGCTGAGACCGCAGAGGTTTTCGAGGAACCAGACGCGCACGATGACCTCAAGCAGCGCCACGGATATGCCGGTGTACATGAGCGAATCGCAGATGCGGCTGATGCTCACGTGATCCTTCCATCGCAGCAGGGTGTTGCGCGTGGTGCCGTTGCCGGCGACGACCATCTGAATGATGTTGCGTATGCCCGTGATGCCGAACCATATGAACGTGCCGAACCAGGCGAGGAACCACCAGTCCTGGGTGTAGAGGAAGGAGGCCACCGAGGGAATGAAGCCCGCCATGACCTTGATCCAGTTGGTCACGGTGGTGCTGAGATAGGCGGAACCGGGCTTGTCGTCCCTGCGGGGCTCCCTGTCTTCGAGCAGGGCGTTGGCCGGAGGCGTGTTGATGCCGCCGAGGCTCACCACGTTGCCCGGACGCTGAATTTCGCTGTTGTCGTCGGGGAGCCAGGCGCGATGTCTGGCCTGCCGGAAGTGGCGAAGCCCCGGCACGTGACGGATGGCGCGGGTGAGACCGGAAACGTTTTCCCTGTCGTCCTCGTAGCTTACGCGTTCCTCGATGCGGGTGTGAACGGGAATTTCGCCCATGTACTCGCTATTTTCGCGCAGGGTTTTCTTGGCGCGGGAAGGCAGGGTTTCGGTATAGACGAAGCCCATGCCGAAGGAACGGCCGTTGTTGTCGCGCACGGAATTGGAACCGATGCGGCTTTTCAGCGGATTCTTGCGGTAGTATTCCCAGAGCGTGGGAATGTTGCTCTGAATGCTGCGGAACTTGGCGGCCCGTTCGACTTCGCCGCTTTCTTCCAGATTGTCGAGAATCTCGTGCACCATCTGCTTGATGCGGGGGCCGCGGCCTTCGTTGAGCACGCGCTGCAGCTCGTTGATGGCGGGCAGATCGTTGAGCAGACCTTCGTGCCAGTCCTTAAGATTAAAGAGCTCCAGATGCGTGATGCAGCAGTCGCAGTCGTAGAGCAGTTCGAGCACGTCGCGCACGTTGAGTCCGGCGAGGTTCAGAATGAGGCGGTAGCCGGTGTGCAGGGTGGAGAGCTCCTCCACCATCTGCGCGGGCGAGCGCGTGAACATCACGGGCACGTCCTTCTGATCCGCGCCGATTTCGGGCAGATCCGAACCCTCAAGCCAGTCTCTGGCAATGACCGTGCTCGTGAGATTCTCCAGTTCCAGAATCTCGCGTTCGGCGGCGCCGTCGTCGTCCTGACCGGCAACCACGCGTTCCTTGAGCTCTTGGGCCCGAATCTTCGCAAAGGGCAGCACGTGACCGTGCATGCACTCGGCCAGATGCTCGAACGAAGGCTGACCGAGGCCCACGCAGGCCATGAGGCGTCCGGCCTTGATTTCGGGTATTTCCGTGCCCCACGCCCGGGAAAGTTCCCTGCGCTTGCCCTCGTTCCAGCGATCGAGGGCGTCGAGCGTGCGGGCCTTGCGCCATTCCACGGCCTCGCGGCCCTGCGCGGTGAGGGCCTGCATCTTGTCCGACTCCAGAAATTCGAGGAAGTCTCCGGACGCGCTGAAGCCGCGCGGTACCCACACCATGCTCACGTAGCGCCCGCGGAACGGACAGCGCACCTCAAGACCCACGCGCACGTGAATGCCCATGATGGCCGCGGCGTCGAGAATTTCCCTGGCGGCCGCGTAGTCTATGTAGTTGGAATATACCACCGTGAGATAGCGCAATCCCTTGATCCAGGCGTCCATGATGAGATGCGTGGGCGTCTTGCGACCGCGCGAATGGGCGTCGTACACATGATCGTCGAAGGAAAGCTGATTCCATTCCTCCGGCATTTCCGGCAGATGATAGCGCGCGAGCATCTTGCGCACCACGCGCGGCGTGCCCTGCGCGGCCTTGCGGAAATCGTGCGCCAGCTTGAGCTGCGTGAGCGGAGAATCCTGCGCGCGCACGAGATCCTTCATGATCTGGAGAAGCACGCGGGCCGTGTTGCGCCGCAGCATGGAGTGCGCGCTGCTCATCACTTCGTCGTACAGGGCCTGAAGCGCCATGATGCGGTCGTCCGCCTGGCCGACTTCCAGATTGGTGAGCAGGTTGATGACGGCATAGGCCACCCGCGAAACGCGGGAAATCACCAGTCCCTTGATGCCGTGCGGATGCAGATTGGCGTCGAAAACGCGGCTCTGCGCCTTGTCCGGGCATTCCAGTATTCTGTTGACCAGAGTCAGGATTTCTCTGTCCTGCCTGTCAAAATAGAAACTTACCGACATGCTCCTCTCCATGTGTCGCTGTCGCGCCTGAGCGCGTATCTTCACCGGCGGCAAGTCCGCCGGGACGAATGCGCGGATTCTCCGGCAAAAGCTCTGCCCTGCCGAGAAACCGGACGCTTCTTCTACAATAAGACAGTGAGTGTAGTCTTTGTTACGTCAATGTGTCAATAGTGTTTTTTTTTCACACAATCATTTTCCGCAATATTCTTTTCTGCTTGCGGAAGCGTTCCGATGCTTTTATACTCCGGGCACTTCCCCGCAGGACCGCCTATGAACAAAGCAGACAGCCGCAAGAAAAATCTTCTGGAATTCCTCAACAAGCGCGGCTACGCGACCATTGAGGAACTCGCGCAGAATTTTTCCGTCACGCCGCAGACCATGCGCCGGGACATCAATCAGCTCGCCGACGAAGGACGGGTGCAGCGTTTTCACGGCGGCGTGGGCATGCCCCTCAGCACGGAAAACATCATTTACGATCAGCGCAAGCTGCTCTTCACCGACGAAAAGCGCCGCATTGCCGAGCTTGCCGCCCGGCACATTCCCGACGGGGCGTCGCTGTGCATCAACATCGGCACCACCACCGAGGCGGTGGCCTTCGCCCTGCTCGATCACAAGAATCTGCGCATTCTCACCAACAATCTTAACGTGGCGCGCATCTGCGCGGGCAACGAAACGTTCGAGGTCATCATTGCGGGCGGCACGGTGCGTTCCCACGATCTCGGCGTCATCGGCCCCGAAACCGAACAGTTCATCCAGGAATTCCGCATGGATTTCGGCATCATCGGCATTTCCGGCATCGACGGGGAAGGGAATCTGCTCGATTACGACTATCGGGAAGTTTCGGTGGCGCGCGCCATCATTGCGCATTCGCGGCGGGTGTTTCTCGTGTGCGACAAATCCAAGTTCGGGCGTCCGGCCATGGTGCGGGTCGGACATGTGAGCCAGCTCGAAGCCGTGTTTTCCGACGGGCCCCTGCCCTCCCGCTGGCAGAGTCTCATTCGGGATTCCGGCGCTCACCTCTATCTCGCCTGAGGAGGCCGTCATGCCGGAAGCGTGCGGGACGTCCCGCCGGGAAGTGCTGATTTTTGCGCTGCTCACCGCAGCCTGCGTGGCCGCCGACGCCATGCTCTACGTGACGCTCCCCGTGTTCTGGCGCGAAGCCGGTCTTGATTCGCTCTGGGAAGTGGGCGTGGTGCTGGCTCTGAACCGGCTGGCCCGGCTGCCGCTCAATCCGCTCATCGGCTGGGCGTACACGCGCCTGAACACGAAAACCTGCGCCGCGTTTGCCGCGCTGCTTTCCGCGCTCATTCCCGTGGGATACGCCTTCGCGTCCTCGCTGGCGGCGTGGGCTGCGCTGCGCGTGCTGTGGGGGCTGGCCTGGTCGCTTCTCAAGCTGGGCGGCCTGTTCACGGTCATGGCCGCGGCGGGTCAGAAGAACCGGGGCTACTTCATGGGCCTGTTCACCGGAACCTACCGCCTCGGCAATCTGGCAGGCATGCTGGGCGGCGGTCTTCTGGCCGACCTTGCAGGACTGCGCGTCGCCCTGCTCGCCGGCGCGGCTGCGGCCGCCCTAGCCCTGCCCGCGGCGCTTTTTCTGCTGAGGGGCGTGCCACCCTCTCCGCGCAAAAGCAAAAACGCCGCCGTTTCTCCCAAAGCCCTGCTGCACTCGCCGGAAATTTTCTGGGTGCTTGTCACCTGCATGGCGGTCACGCTCATCATCGAGGGGTTTTTCATGTCCACGCTGTCCGCGCTCATGGCCCATCACTGGGGCGAAAGCATCACCGTGCTCGGCGTCACGGCGGGATGCGCCACGGCCGCGGGCGTGATGCAGTCGCTGCGCTGGGGCTGGGATCCGCTGCTCTCGCCGCTCGTGGGACGCCTCTCCGACGGCCGCCTCGGCCGCGTGACCATGTTTGCCGCCGGATGCTGGACAGCCGCCGGACTGTTTCTGCTCATCGGCCTTTCGCTGCCCCTCGGCCCGTGGCTTGCCGCGATTGCGGCCGTGGAGCTGTGCTGCACCGCCATGACCACCCTTTCGGACGCCCTGGCCGCAGACGCGGCTTCGCGCTCAAACGCGGTGTTCGTCATGACCGCCTACACGCTGGCCATCGACCTCGGCGCGGCGCTCGGCCCTCTCGGCGGATTCGCCGCCATCTCCCTCTGGGGCATGAACGCCGCCTACGCGCTGGCCGCCGCCGTG includes the following:
- a CDS encoding LysR family transcriptional regulator, giving the protein MVFRKSENEVAVYSRELTTFIAAAEQGSFLKASRTLYTTPASVMNQINKLESEVGVALLERTNQGVRLTPAGRSIYTDAKNIIRLSEQAMARARRIAGDARQTVRVGTSILRPCRTLVDLWSEIDDGEIAFSVQIVPFDDSPNSMELMLDSLGRDIDCFVGPCDSLTWKQRYNMLLLEPVNCCIAVPKNHRLAEKCALTWNDLSGETLILVRRGESLVLNSMRDDIERNHPDIALIDAPHFYDVGIFNECEQRGCLMETLDIWKGVHPAMKTLPVAWNYHMPYGIVYAKRPSDAMRQFIEKIQKHLSSRKAE
- a CDS encoding aldo/keto reductase produces the protein MKTTILNNGVSMPVVGYGTYQTPPRLTEACVAAALSAGYLSIDTAQCYGNEREVGLACRRSGIARERLFITTKLWGCRGYSDTLRSIDASLNALDLGYIDLLLIHEPSGDTHEIYRAMETAYGKGLLRAIGVSNFLEERYLDLTRHCTVIPAVNQVETHVFRQQKKLRELEQQLGTIHESWSPLACGRHGIHQQPELLDMAARYEKTVAQIALRFLTQQGIVVIPKSTDPRHMRENLDSLNFDMSTEDMQTIEGLDEGRSLFGWW
- a CDS encoding flavodoxin family protein, with amino-acid sequence MPKNILILNGAARKNGRTAGLIQAFAEGARRAGHRVREFYLTDMNIHGCLGCLHAGRNAHNPCVQKDDMEQIYAAFAECHVVAFASPVYFWTVTGPLKTAADRLYAELECLGYAGFARESVLLMTAGGSDYSQAVTWYRTYERNLGWKNRGEILGSGKTDAARRLGASL
- a CDS encoding SDR family NAD(P)-dependent oxidoreductase, yielding MKKTLLVVGAGKGLGNAVARMFAEHDFRVVLMCRNAERLIEYRNALRAQGMDVETQVADAADQSALAASLREAVQRYGVPDVLFYNVGTTTADADLAENMNAEIMRQRYAGDVLGAYTCIQEMNCEAFRQKQGAVLITGGGLSLYPSADYLPLSMDKAALRAMVLALHPVLKEQGIYLGSVQVCGLIGGSEKYMPNNIAELFWNLYQGRSEIEIVY
- a CDS encoding TRAP transporter large permease, which produces MELFLFLGSLFVFLCFGIPIAMVLVLCAMVLMFHADMWDPMTIASCMLDGANNYPLMAIPFFVFAGEIMAAGGLSKRVVQFAQLLIGGVRGGLGYAAIVASVIFAGLMGSSVGEAAALGGLLLPMMKQVGYRPGRAGAIISSGAILGPIIPPSTNFIILGSCVSGLSITKLFMIGLFPGLFIGLALMIMWFFIVRLDGYHETIKFTREEKKKILIDATPAFMMPVLLLGGIRFGVFTPTEGGAFAAVYAILVCLLWYREIGLKDLLKVSASSARTTAAVMMIVATATAIGYFITLADIPQQIISLFAPFKDSPIILLLLINVFLFLIGMVMDLTPNVLIFAPVFYPLILDAGIDPYHFGLIFILNLGIGVITPPVGTVLYVVCGIGNLKLPALVKNLLPFLFVEVVMLLLLTVFPKLSLIPMGWLI
- a CDS encoding TRAP transporter small permease, whose product is MSESSSTRNKANQAGAVAFQIFCACIFLGMIGLVFLNAVLRYCFNSGYPPSEEWARFLFIYITFFGAIEAFYRKKHIAVEMVVDLLQGNCRKVVNIIAILLSIAALVVLLQGGVSYVLMTLDTYAIATYVNMSIINSTLPIMAAAAIVLQLRDLITVIRTPASEFKKSEGMDLSELQH
- a CDS encoding TRAP transporter substrate-binding protein, whose amino-acid sequence is MKRFVALSLIMGLMIGATAMVGTAQAAKVIKIAGMKAEGEPETIGMHKFGEYLEKLSNGKYKVKVYPNSSLGKEDKYIADTRRGTIEMCATGTQVASFHPAMAMMETPMLYDSYEHAYKAINGGIFDLLTDGFTEKSGLRTLNMFPLGFRHFYTKKPVHSIDDIKGLKLRVPNITLYTTFAKECGINGQAMPFAEVMSSVDQGVIDGGDSPLSDITSTKVYEKCPQITLTGHILVIHSLFINEKLYQSLPDQDKAWFNEAAKMAAEDIWKLVQDMDKKSIAEIESHGGTVSEPTQAMKDFMTEAAKRTWTMFTDASNEKTYVPNAQAIFDKAASFK